The Cydia pomonella isolate Wapato2018A chromosome 20, ilCydPomo1, whole genome shotgun sequence genome contains a region encoding:
- the LOC133529280 gene encoding uncharacterized protein LOC133529280: protein MASYSEIAETQKSLEKSVNKMLSKFEARMKSPASRATVSSLSEEFSSFKDHTLGMLKLLRSQISALSNTQDILEMRHRRKYLLFKGVPEDPGENIVSSITSIVTERLKIPDVSADSFKACHRLGKPSEGRARPILVRFADMRLKSLVWQKKTACKGSTFAISEFLTPHRQELFTQARKAFGMKSCWSLDGNIFVKLSSGVRERVESSEDIDRIKDPRNVRQSQSSSTPDPNVTEEQSRTVGDCGGQAGRSRREKPVA from the coding sequence ATGGCAAGCTACAGTGAAATAGCAGAGACACAAAAATCCTTGGAGAAATCGGTAAACAAGATGCTTTCTAAGTTTGAGGCTAGAATGAAGTCACCAGCATCCAGAGCCACAGTAAGTAGTTTGAGCGAAGAATTCTCCAGCTTCAAAGATCACACATTGGGCATGTTGAAACTTCTACGAAGCCAAATTAGTGCTCTCAGTAATACTCAAGATATCTTAGAAATGAGACATAGAAGAAAATATCTTCTCTTCAAAGGGGTGCCGGAGGATCCTGGTGAAAATATAGTTTCTTCAATCACCAGTATTGTAACAGAGCGACTCAAGATCCCCGATGTCTCTGCCGATTCTTTCAAGGCATGTCACAGGCTGGGTAAGCCGTCCGAGGGCCGGGCTAGACCCATTCTTGTACGCTTTGCAGACATGCGCCTAAAGTCCCTGGTTTGGCAGAAGAAGACAGCGTGTAAGGGAAGTACTTTTGCCATATCAGAGTTCCTTACACCACATCGACAGGAATTGTTCACTCAGGCGCGGAAGGCATTCGGCATGAAAAGCTGCTGGTCACTCGACGGGAACATCTTCGTTAAGCTGTCCTCAGGTGTGCGTGAGCGTGTGGAGTCAAGCGAAGATATTGATCGTATCAAAGATCCCCGCAACGTGCGCCAGTCACAGTCTTCGTCGACACCTGACCCTAATGTGACCGAGGAGCAGAGCAGGACCGTTGGTGACTGCGGCGGCCAAGCTGGCCGGTCTCGACGTGAAAAGCCGGTAGCCTAG
- the LOC133529371 gene encoding uncharacterized protein LOC133529371, protein MDGNEKEKPPDEAGDNDMNWETTSRKRNLNLSPTQLEPSPKKIVIDPIETSKQLSNTNNTVEPNNSNVAEFNKNNPVEVNENNTVEFNPHLYKHPSLDSKYREYNAEDDGPFIVHVSRESAPSSNASLKPINVGLLLTQGNVNNIQKEGGIKSVLPTTSFHKLKILPNILLSCESQHRHWRIHPVQIGRE, encoded by the exons ATGGATGGGAATGAAAAGGAGAAGCCTCCAGATGAGGCCGGTGATAATGACATGAATTGGGAGACAACCTCACGTAAACGCAACTTGAATTTGTCACCGACCCAGCTGGAGCCTTccccaaaaaaaattgtaatcgaCCCGATAGAGACTAGCAAGCAGTTGagcaatacaaataatacagtcgaacctaataatagtaatgtggcagagtttaataaaaataatccagttgaggtaaatgaaaataatacagTCGAGTTCAACCCACATTTATACAAACACCCCAGTCTAGACAGCAAATACCGAGAGTACAATGCCGAAGATGATGGACCATTTATAGTTCATGTCTCTAGAGAGTCCGCTCCATCGTCCAATGCCTCTCTGAAACCCATCAATGTAGGCCTTTTGCTTACTCAAGGAAATGTAAACAACATCCAGAAGGAAGGTGGTATTAAGTCG gtTCTCCCTACCACATCCTTCCACAAGCTCAAAATATTACCGAACATTCTCCTCTCGTGTGAAAGTCAACACCGACATTGGCGAAttcaccctgtgcaaattggcagggagtaa